One stretch of Xanthomonas sp. DAR 35659 DNA includes these proteins:
- a CDS encoding SAM-dependent methyltransferase, which produces MREERGRLVVIGSGIKAVSHFTLEAQAHIQQADIVLYAAADPVTDMWIESQNPNAFDLYEYYGDDKSRIITYVQMIERIMAEVRAGKYVCALFYGHPGVFVTPSHNAIAIAREEGYDAVMLPAVSAEDCLYADLGVDPSVPGMQIYEATDFLLRRRKVDTTANFVLWQVGCIGDLGFKFGGYSNDKFDVLIDYLEEIYGADHPAINYVANMFSGPPQIDRHVIGDYRNPEVKAKVSGISTFFIPAKDAIQSDPEMLSRLGLAKISEARRTPLICDREDYPVLAEIARRNIHNHAVPPGYKYSFASEALYQTLLTLALDQRAQGEFRANPKAYLDSRAGLSAEERRSLLMQHTGVTRMMFKRDPDKEAVRFVGAALIDPALARAYRDRQAAAAQAVVDHQITIGEYEGMVASWLRQQGYAATPSAVTRAMAEVRTSKDSLVAA; this is translated from the coding sequence GTGCGCGAGGAGCGGGGCAGGCTGGTCGTCATCGGGTCGGGCATCAAGGCGGTGTCGCATTTCACGCTCGAGGCGCAAGCGCATATCCAGCAGGCGGATATCGTGCTGTATGCGGCGGCCGACCCGGTCACCGACATGTGGATCGAATCGCAGAACCCCAATGCGTTCGATCTGTACGAGTACTACGGCGACGACAAGTCGCGGATCATCACCTACGTGCAGATGATCGAGCGGATCATGGCCGAGGTGCGCGCCGGAAAGTACGTCTGCGCGCTGTTCTACGGCCATCCCGGCGTGTTCGTGACGCCCTCGCACAACGCGATCGCGATCGCCCGCGAGGAGGGCTACGACGCGGTGATGCTGCCGGCGGTGTCGGCGGAGGATTGCCTGTACGCGGATCTCGGCGTGGATCCGAGTGTGCCGGGCATGCAGATCTACGAGGCCACCGACTTCCTGCTGCGTCGTCGCAAGGTGGATACCACCGCCAACTTCGTGCTGTGGCAGGTGGGCTGCATCGGCGATCTTGGCTTCAAGTTCGGCGGCTATTCGAACGACAAGTTCGATGTGCTGATCGACTATCTGGAGGAGATCTACGGGGCGGACCATCCGGCGATCAACTATGTCGCCAACATGTTCTCCGGCCCGCCGCAGATCGACCGCCACGTGATCGGCGACTATCGCAATCCGGAGGTGAAGGCGAAGGTGTCCGGCATCTCAACCTTCTTCATTCCGGCCAAGGATGCGATCCAGTCTGATCCTGAGATGCTGTCCAGGCTAGGCCTGGCCAAGATCAGCGAGGCGCGCCGCACGCCGCTGATCTGCGACCGCGAGGACTATCCGGTGCTGGCGGAGATCGCCCGCCGCAACATCCACAATCACGCGGTGCCGCCCGGCTACAAGTACAGCTTCGCGTCCGAGGCGCTGTACCAGACGCTGCTGACGCTGGCGCTGGACCAGCGTGCGCAGGGCGAGTTCCGCGCCAACCCCAAGGCCTATCTCGATTCGCGCGCGGGCCTGAGTGCCGAGGAGCGGCGCTCACTGCTGATGCAGCACACCGGCGTGACGCGCATGATGTTCAAGCGCGACCCGGACAAAGAAGCGGTCCGCTTCGTCGGCGCCGCGTTGATCGATCCGGCCCTGGCGCGCGCCTACCGCGACCGCCAGGCCGCCGCCGCGCAGGCGGTCGTCGATCACCAGATTACGATCGGCGAATACGAGGGCATGGTCGCGTCGTGGCTGCGCCAGCAGGGCTATGCGGCCACGCCGTCCGCGGTGACCCGCGCCATGGCCGAGGTCCGCACCAGCAAGGACAGCCTGGTCGCGGCTTGA
- the yjjJ gene encoding type II toxin-antitoxin system HipA family toxin YjjJ: MPASRLPELTALLRQGACTAAQIGVALGVSQPTVSRLLLSAGDSVVRLGKARATRYALSRQLGGVGGRWPLFRITAQGQAESLGQLHALHGDGYLFAPQGACPALLHGEFASGVFPGLPWFLDDQRPQGFLGRAFARRVAEDIGASPDLLRWQPDDVVLGLLRHGDDQPGDLVLGNVALQRALQAMLQPADAIAPAQRAQAYPRLAEAALRGEDVGSSAGGEQPKFVATLQHEGRFQSVIVKFSERAGTPAAQRWADLLRCEHLAGQVLRAHGMAAADSEIVDAGERVFLQSTRFDRTPDLGRRGFVSLAALDAAYYGHGRIDWWLFARQLQRDGWLARDDAKRLGVYGWFGALIGNNDMHLGNAGALLADVRPLALAPAYDMLPMAFRPAVNGEVVERDYAVLLPTPEDREEWRAAAAMALDFWGRVARAAAVSAGFRAVATRALEQLGRAVQRIG, encoded by the coding sequence ATGCCAGCCTCTCGCCTCCCTGAGTTGACCGCGCTCCTTCGCCAGGGCGCTTGCACCGCCGCCCAGATCGGGGTGGCGCTGGGCGTCAGTCAGCCGACGGTATCGCGCCTATTACTGTCCGCAGGCGACAGCGTGGTGCGCCTGGGCAAGGCGCGCGCCACGCGCTACGCGCTCAGCCGCCAGCTCGGGGGCGTCGGCGGCAGATGGCCGCTGTTCCGTATCACCGCGCAAGGCCAGGCCGAATCGCTCGGCCAGTTGCATGCCCTGCATGGCGATGGCTACCTGTTCGCGCCCCAAGGCGCGTGTCCGGCCTTGCTGCATGGCGAATTCGCGAGCGGTGTGTTCCCGGGGTTGCCTTGGTTTCTCGACGACCAGCGGCCGCAAGGCTTCCTGGGGCGTGCCTTCGCGCGTCGCGTGGCCGAGGACATCGGCGCCTCTCCCGATCTGTTGCGTTGGCAGCCCGACGACGTCGTCCTGGGGCTGTTGCGTCACGGCGACGATCAACCTGGCGATCTGGTCCTGGGCAACGTCGCCCTGCAACGCGCGCTGCAGGCAATGCTGCAACCGGCCGACGCGATCGCGCCGGCGCAGCGCGCGCAGGCATACCCGCGCCTTGCCGAGGCCGCCCTGCGTGGCGAGGACGTTGGTTCCTCGGCCGGCGGCGAACAGCCCAAGTTCGTCGCGACATTGCAGCACGAAGGCCGCTTCCAATCGGTCATCGTCAAGTTCAGCGAACGCGCCGGCACGCCGGCCGCGCAGCGTTGGGCCGACCTGCTGCGGTGCGAGCATCTGGCGGGGCAGGTGCTGCGTGCGCACGGCATGGCCGCCGCCGACAGCGAAATCGTGGACGCCGGCGAGCGCGTGTTCCTGCAATCCACCCGCTTCGACCGCACGCCGGACCTGGGCCGGCGCGGCTTCGTCTCGCTGGCCGCACTGGACGCCGCCTATTACGGGCACGGCCGCATCGACTGGTGGCTGTTCGCCCGGCAACTGCAGCGTGATGGCTGGCTCGCGCGCGACGACGCGAAACGGCTTGGCGTGTATGGCTGGTTCGGCGCGCTGATCGGCAACAACGACATGCATCTGGGCAATGCCGGCGCGCTGCTCGCCGACGTGCGGCCGCTGGCGCTAGCCCCGGCCTACGACATGCTGCCGATGGCGTTCCGCCCAGCGGTGAATGGCGAGGTGGTCGAGCGCGACTACGCGGTGCTGCTGCCGACGCCGGAGGACCGGGAAGAATGGCGCGCAGCGGCGGCGATGGCGCTGGATTTCTGGGGCCGCGTCGCACGTGCCGCGGCGGTGTCGGCCGGCTTCCGCGCTGTGGCGACGCGCGCGCTGGAGCAGCTCGGCCGAGCCGTGCAGCGCATCGGCTGA
- a CDS encoding acetamidase/formamidase family protein produces MTTDLWGNRLQQTLELEASGAHLQGRLDADPVRGSRHGDTLAFTALSADGRVYRFDGRIDGERMRGRSDQPDPNAAGVRASHTFEAWRVPDRDADTPRTHDFAPSDYANVFSAERAPVLVIWPGDTLRTRTLDSGGVDAAGVTRALFGNPQVGPFFVAGAEPGDTLAIHLVALRLNRDWADSLDGLVERLQTPRVAAQAGGLGKHVRWRLDRAAQLASPQQAEGPMQRFAVPVRPMLGGLALVPGFGNAALSTGDTGASGGNMDFNAVVEGNTVYLPVQQPGALLYFGDGHALQGDGETTQWALETSLDVELRVELIKHQAIAMPRVESPERIMTLGQAGSSDDALRIATSGLLHWLQQGYGLSLAQATQVLGVAVQYRVANLAGRSIGVAASLDKAVLRTLDAAPSRAASPTNGQRLSTERSRE; encoded by the coding sequence GTGACCACCGATCTGTGGGGAAACCGCCTCCAACAGACGCTCGAACTGGAGGCGAGCGGCGCGCACCTGCAAGGACGGCTCGACGCCGATCCGGTGCGCGGCAGCCGCCACGGCGACACGCTCGCCTTCACCGCCCTCTCCGCCGACGGTCGCGTCTATCGCTTCGATGGCCGCATCGATGGCGAACGCATGCGTGGGCGCAGCGACCAACCCGATCCCAACGCCGCGGGCGTGCGCGCCAGCCACACCTTCGAGGCCTGGCGCGTGCCGGACCGCGACGCCGATACGCCGCGCACCCACGATTTCGCGCCCAGCGACTACGCCAACGTCTTCAGCGCCGAGCGCGCGCCGGTGCTGGTGATCTGGCCGGGCGACACATTGCGCACGCGGACCCTGGACTCGGGCGGCGTGGACGCCGCCGGCGTCACCCGCGCGCTGTTCGGCAACCCGCAGGTCGGACCGTTCTTCGTCGCCGGCGCCGAACCCGGCGACACGCTCGCGATCCACCTGGTCGCGCTGCGCCTCAACCGCGACTGGGCGGACAGCCTCGACGGCCTGGTCGAACGCCTGCAGACCCCACGCGTGGCGGCGCAGGCCGGCGGTCTCGGCAAGCACGTGCGCTGGCGCCTGGACCGCGCCGCCCAGCTCGCCTCTCCGCAGCAGGCGGAAGGACCGATGCAGCGCTTCGCGGTGCCGGTGCGGCCGATGCTCGGCGGCCTGGCGCTGGTACCGGGCTTCGGCAACGCCGCGCTGTCCACCGGCGACACCGGCGCCAGCGGCGGCAACATGGACTTCAATGCCGTGGTCGAAGGCAACACGGTGTACCTGCCGGTCCAGCAGCCAGGCGCCCTGCTGTATTTCGGCGACGGCCATGCGCTGCAAGGCGACGGCGAGACCACGCAATGGGCGCTGGAGACCTCACTGGACGTGGAGCTGCGGGTCGAGCTGATCAAGCATCAGGCGATCGCGATGCCGCGGGTGGAGTCGCCCGAACGCATCATGACCTTGGGCCAGGCCGGCTCCAGCGACGATGCGCTGCGCATCGCCACCTCCGGCCTGTTGCACTGGCTGCAACAAGGTTATGGCCTCTCGCTGGCGCAGGCCACGCAGGTGCTCGGCGTGGCGGTGCAGTACCGGGTGGCCAACCTCGCCGGACGCAGCATCGGCGTGGCCGCCAGTCTCGACAAGGCGGTGCTGCGCACGCTGGACGCAGCGCCGTCGCGGGCCGCGTCGCCGACCAATGGCCAACGCTTGTCTACCGAACGCAGTAGGGAGTGA
- a CDS encoding DUF1963 domain-containing protein codes for MRTVQTDALSIDLPDRFTVVRQIGQFIKAAYPVGDDEVSLGIVIVRRKAPYDADATDPWAAFRVDCRTRRGEATLLTEQTLTIDGRPAAQMTLHGNGYAYLFAMVQLDETLSLDIAGDCPVGTEAEHFPVLETALRSLRVTGDPAAALAAHERWMQQMFGDDDDDDDDEEETASDDPHPAPATAAAEPFRIPENGEDVFRIDDLAFDFPRKTTPRIDTASNTGGELTIDLQAKARKGDAAARPHLVEENKVYFRFSVKGVHAAGVPTGRIRFENDREPAHQAYLWSGGLRHDLKLWGELVLEQGWVGFSGYLQAYGAGHRYPVRIARKLALDALNWKNYRFTSMDELASAPADVPRHVHLSNLPGPGLPDALLAYPALRSLSLYYDEDADATHGVRELPEALAGLSHLEELNIVRASALARLPATLGALRALRRLHITGTAIDTLPPELLWLPLEHCVLDNNALTHLPEALFPATLKTLSLAHNQLRTVPASVAALPALRSLDLTDNPLTALPAGLERIEKLDLELPKKHALLDYRYKGADGQGTIGFDDDAFFVRSDPTLVERLAQALANDAQWAPYHDGMQALAWRAVALATDAPDDYATRGNTRFGGLPDLPPGMAYPHHTDADGTTRPMLFIAQLDCTQLAPLQTYLPRSGVLYFFISDQEELVPRVFHYDGPGDTLRSAAALAGDALQFEDEDVSTPYRANAASWISVPHFYSDDAYYEGAAGGLSELEEAYDLVESLRERLQAQSTVHPVHGVNSHVFKQHDTPLSEAANRLHGRPEDFMVLLRVASDPQPGFCFWDAGEVYFVIHKSDLAKQDFSNVYCGLESS; via the coding sequence ATGCGCACTGTCCAGACCGATGCCCTCTCCATCGACCTGCCCGATCGCTTCACCGTCGTGCGCCAGATCGGCCAGTTCATCAAGGCCGCGTATCCCGTCGGCGACGACGAAGTCTCGTTAGGCATCGTGATCGTGCGGCGCAAGGCCCCGTACGATGCAGATGCCACCGATCCGTGGGCCGCCTTCCGCGTCGACTGCCGCACGCGCCGTGGCGAGGCGACGCTGTTGACGGAGCAGACGCTGACGATCGACGGCCGCCCTGCGGCGCAGATGACCTTGCACGGCAATGGCTACGCCTACCTGTTCGCCATGGTGCAACTGGACGAGACGCTGTCCCTGGACATCGCCGGCGATTGTCCCGTCGGCACCGAGGCCGAGCACTTCCCGGTGTTGGAAACCGCGCTGCGCAGCCTGCGCGTCACCGGTGATCCCGCCGCCGCGTTGGCGGCGCACGAGCGCTGGATGCAGCAGATGTTCGGCGACGACGACGACGATGATGACGACGAAGAGGAAACCGCGAGCGACGACCCGCATCCCGCGCCGGCGACCGCGGCGGCCGAGCCGTTCCGGATTCCCGAGAACGGCGAGGACGTCTTCCGCATCGACGACCTGGCGTTCGACTTCCCGCGCAAGACCACGCCGCGCATCGACACCGCGAGCAACACCGGCGGCGAACTGACCATCGACCTGCAGGCCAAGGCACGCAAGGGCGACGCCGCCGCGCGGCCGCATCTGGTGGAGGAGAACAAGGTCTATTTCCGCTTCTCGGTAAAGGGCGTGCACGCCGCCGGCGTCCCCACCGGCCGCATCCGCTTCGAGAACGATCGCGAACCCGCGCACCAGGCCTATCTGTGGTCCGGCGGGCTGCGTCACGACCTCAAGCTCTGGGGCGAGCTGGTCCTGGAACAGGGCTGGGTCGGCTTCAGCGGCTATCTGCAGGCGTACGGCGCGGGGCACCGCTACCCGGTACGCATCGCGCGCAAGCTGGCCTTGGACGCGCTGAATTGGAAGAACTACCGTTTCACCTCGATGGATGAGCTGGCGAGTGCGCCCGCCGATGTGCCGCGTCACGTACATCTGTCCAACCTGCCGGGACCCGGGTTGCCGGATGCGCTCCTCGCCTATCCGGCACTGCGTTCCCTCAGTCTCTACTACGACGAAGATGCCGATGCCACGCATGGCGTGCGGGAACTGCCCGAGGCGTTGGCGGGCCTGTCGCACCTGGAGGAACTAAACATCGTGCGCGCCAGTGCGTTGGCGCGGCTGCCAGCGACGCTCGGCGCCCTGCGCGCCTTGCGCCGCCTGCACATCACCGGAACCGCCATCGACACCTTGCCGCCGGAGCTGCTGTGGCTCCCGCTGGAGCACTGCGTGCTGGACAACAACGCGCTCACGCACCTGCCCGAGGCGCTCTTCCCGGCCACGCTCAAGACGCTCTCGCTCGCACACAACCAACTGCGGACCGTGCCGGCGAGCGTCGCGGCATTGCCGGCACTGCGCTCGCTGGATCTCACCGACAATCCCTTGACCGCGCTGCCGGCCGGACTGGAACGCATCGAGAAGTTGGACCTGGAACTGCCCAAGAAGCATGCGTTGCTGGACTACCGCTACAAGGGCGCCGACGGGCAGGGCACCATCGGCTTCGACGACGATGCCTTCTTCGTGCGCAGCGATCCGACGTTGGTGGAGCGCCTTGCGCAAGCCCTGGCCAATGACGCGCAATGGGCGCCCTACCACGACGGAATGCAGGCACTGGCCTGGCGCGCGGTGGCGCTGGCCACGGACGCGCCGGACGACTACGCGACACGCGGCAATACCCGCTTCGGCGGCCTGCCCGACCTGCCGCCGGGCATGGCCTATCCGCATCACACCGACGCCGACGGCACCACCCGGCCGATGCTGTTCATCGCGCAACTGGACTGCACGCAGTTGGCGCCGTTGCAGACCTATCTGCCGCGCAGCGGCGTGCTGTACTTCTTCATCTCCGACCAGGAAGAGCTGGTGCCGCGGGTGTTCCATTACGACGGGCCAGGCGACACGTTGCGCAGCGCCGCGGCGTTGGCGGGGGATGCCTTGCAGTTCGAGGACGAGGACGTGTCCACGCCCTACCGCGCGAACGCGGCCAGTTGGATCAGCGTGCCGCATTTCTATTCCGACGACGCCTACTACGAGGGCGCGGCCGGCGGCCTGAGCGAACTGGAGGAGGCCTACGACCTGGTGGAATCGCTGCGCGAGCGCCTGCAGGCGCAGTCCACCGTGCACCCGGTGCACGGCGTGAACAGCCATGTGTTCAAGCAGCACGACACCCCGCTCAGCGAAGCCGCCAACCGGCTGCACGGCCGGCCCGAGGATTTCATGGTGCTGCTGCGCGTCGCCTCGGACCCGCAGCCCGGCTTCTGCTTCTGGGACGCGGGCGAGGTGTACTTCGTAATCCACAAGAGCGACCTCGCCAAGCAGGATTTCTCCAATGTCTACTGCGGGCTGGAGAGCAGCTGA
- a CDS encoding polysaccharide deacetylase family protein yields MNPCRRFVLLALLAVFGVAQAQGTDRRIAVTIDDLPWQRLGKTPDALAPAYHAQLMAALKQANVPIVGFVNEDKLEQGGEVQPQRVAMLRDWLDAGYELGNHTYGHVNLHEVGLPAYEEAIVRGERTLRPLLAEYGQPLRWFRHPYLATGRSEADREAVVAFVTARGYRIAPVTVDNGEWVWAFAYARVLETEPAGPAREATLLRLRKGYVPYMLNKLDYFEAQSQRLFGRRIAQVWLMHANELNAAAFPDLIAATRRRGYAFVTLDEALRDPAYQHAEGYTGRGGISWLHRWAMAEHKPKDFYAGEPAVPGWVFKLAGVDSE; encoded by the coding sequence ATGAACCCCTGCCGCCGCTTCGTGTTGCTGGCCTTGCTGGCCGTGTTCGGTGTCGCGCAGGCGCAGGGCACCGATCGGCGGATCGCCGTGACCATCGACGACCTGCCCTGGCAGCGCTTGGGCAAGACCCCGGACGCGTTGGCGCCGGCATACCACGCGCAGCTGATGGCGGCGCTGAAGCAGGCGAACGTGCCCATCGTCGGCTTCGTCAACGAGGACAAGCTCGAACAGGGTGGCGAAGTGCAGCCGCAGCGCGTGGCGATGTTGCGCGACTGGCTGGACGCCGGCTACGAACTGGGCAATCACACCTATGGCCACGTCAATCTGCACGAAGTGGGGCTGCCGGCCTATGAGGAGGCCATCGTGCGCGGCGAACGCACCCTGCGCCCGTTGCTGGCCGAGTACGGGCAGCCGTTGCGCTGGTTCCGCCACCCGTACCTGGCCACCGGCCGCAGCGAGGCCGACCGTGAGGCGGTGGTCGCCTTCGTCACCGCGCGCGGCTATCGCATTGCGCCGGTCACCGTGGACAACGGCGAGTGGGTGTGGGCGTTCGCCTATGCGCGCGTGCTGGAGACCGAGCCGGCAGGCCCCGCGCGCGAGGCGACGTTGCTGCGGCTGCGCAAGGGCTACGTGCCGTACATGCTCAACAAGCTGGATTATTTCGAGGCGCAATCGCAGCGGCTGTTCGGCCGTCGCATCGCGCAGGTCTGGCTGATGCACGCCAACGAGTTGAACGCGGCCGCGTTCCCGGACCTGATCGCCGCCACCCGCCGCCGCGGCTATGCGTTCGTGACCCTGGACGAGGCGCTGCGCGACCCGGCCTACCAACACGCCGAGGGTTACACCGGTCGCGGCGGCATCAGTTGGCTGCACCGCTGGGCGATGGCCGAGCACAAGCCCAAGGACTTCTACGCCGGCGAGCCGGCGGTGCCGGGCTGGGTATTCAAGCTGGCGGGCGTCGACTCGGAATAG
- a CDS encoding DUF4142 domain-containing protein, whose protein sequence is MKQSLLVLSIAAVLTLAGCKPNADKDAAAPAEQAPAASAEPTPAGGAATPTTPPVGQPGPAPEGAARASSGDDIALGLLGAVDKNEIAAAKQAQEKNVTGAVLEYAKMMEKEHTANLEKTQALGTLAETPDVKQLESKGEQELSTLGQKSGKDYAAAYIDAMIAGHKEALQLLDTQMTAAASTEPVKKHLAETKTHVEQHLAKAEEIKKSM, encoded by the coding sequence ATGAAACAGTCACTGTTGGTCCTGTCCATCGCCGCCGTGCTGACGCTTGCCGGCTGCAAGCCCAATGCCGACAAGGACGCCGCGGCACCCGCCGAGCAGGCGCCGGCCGCATCCGCCGAACCGACGCCCGCGGGTGGCGCGGCCACGCCCACCACGCCCCCGGTCGGCCAGCCCGGCCCGGCGCCGGAAGGCGCGGCACGCGCGAGTTCCGGGGACGACATCGCACTGGGCTTGCTGGGTGCGGTCGACAAGAACGAAATCGCCGCGGCGAAGCAGGCGCAGGAGAAGAACGTGACCGGCGCGGTGCTGGAGTACGCGAAGATGATGGAGAAGGAACACACCGCGAACCTGGAAAAGACCCAGGCGCTGGGCACGCTGGCCGAGACGCCGGACGTCAAGCAGTTGGAGAGCAAGGGCGAGCAGGAACTGAGCACGCTTGGGCAGAAGTCCGGCAAGGACTACGCGGCGGCCTACATCGACGCGATGATCGCCGGGCACAAGGAGGCGCTGCAGTTGCTGGATACGCAGATGACGGCGGCGGCCTCGACCGAACCGGTCAAGAAGCATCTGGCCGAGACCAAGACCCACGTCGAGCAGCACCTGGCGAAGGCGGAAGAGATCAAGAAGTCGATGTGA
- a CDS encoding glycoside hydrolase family 30 beta sandwich domain-containing protein, which translates to MKTPRMLGALLAMAVAAFSSVPARAQNVTLNPNETYQTIQGFGGMNGAGWIADLTPAQVDLAFGSGDGQIGLSIMRMRIDPSSSGWSLQVPSAVRARARGAVLLATPWSPPAYMKSNNNLNNGGKLLPQYYGAYAKHLLDFANYMAAQGAPLYALSVQNEPDWHPDYESADWNGSDFTNFLSVQGAGFGTLKVLAAESLNFNPTLTDALLNSGASQHVDIIGGHLYGVQPKDYPLARSKGKPLWMTEHYTDNTDGNAWPSALGVASELHKSMAANYSAYIWWYIRRSYGLITEGGAISKRGYAMAQYARFVRPGAKRIGATAAPYSDVAVTAYKRTDNKLVLVAVNTGTQYRELKLTLPSGSAASFTKYSTSASTNVGYGGTYQVSNGQTAFYVDPQSVATFISN; encoded by the coding sequence ATGAAGACACCCCGCATGCTCGGCGCGTTGCTGGCGATGGCCGTCGCCGCCTTTTCCAGCGTTCCCGCCCGGGCGCAGAACGTCACCCTCAATCCGAACGAGACCTACCAGACCATCCAGGGCTTCGGCGGCATGAACGGCGCCGGCTGGATCGCCGACCTCACCCCCGCGCAGGTCGATCTGGCCTTCGGCAGCGGCGACGGCCAGATCGGCCTGTCGATCATGCGCATGCGCATCGATCCCTCCAGTTCCGGCTGGAGCCTGCAGGTGCCGTCCGCGGTGCGCGCCCGCGCGCGCGGCGCGGTGCTGCTGGCCACGCCGTGGTCGCCGCCGGCGTACATGAAGTCGAACAACAATCTCAACAATGGCGGCAAGCTGCTGCCGCAGTATTACGGTGCCTACGCCAAGCACCTGCTGGACTTCGCCAACTACATGGCCGCGCAGGGCGCGCCGCTGTACGCGCTGTCCGTGCAGAACGAGCCGGACTGGCACCCGGACTACGAGTCGGCCGACTGGAACGGCAGCGACTTCACCAATTTCCTCAGCGTCCAGGGCGCCGGCTTCGGCACCCTGAAGGTGCTCGCGGCCGAGTCGTTGAACTTCAATCCGACCCTGACCGACGCCTTGCTCAACAGCGGCGCCAGCCAGCACGTGGACATCATCGGTGGGCATCTGTACGGCGTGCAGCCGAAGGACTATCCGCTGGCGCGCAGCAAGGGCAAGCCGCTGTGGATGACCGAGCACTACACCGACAACACCGACGGCAATGCCTGGCCGTCCGCACTGGGCGTGGCCAGCGAATTGCACAAGAGCATGGCGGCAAATTACAGCGCCTATATCTGGTGGTACATCCGGCGCAGCTATGGGTTGATCACCGAAGGCGGCGCGATCAGCAAGCGCGGCTACGCGATGGCGCAGTACGCGCGCTTCGTGCGTCCGGGCGCCAAGCGCATCGGCGCTACCGCGGCCCCGTACAGCGATGTCGCGGTGACCGCGTACAAGCGCACCGACAACAAGCTGGTGCTGGTCGCGGTCAACACCGGCACCCAGTACCGCGAACTGAAGCTCACCCTGCCCAGCGGCAGCGCCGCCAGCTTCACCAAGTACAGCACCTCGGCCAGCACCAACGTCGGCTACGGCGGCACCTACCAGGTCAGCAACGGGCAGACCGCGTTCTATGTCGATCCGCAGAGCGTGGCGACGTTCATCAGCAATTGA
- a CDS encoding DUF2076 family protein: MTPQEQQLLEDFLARVRNAGGLAKDPQADALIRERLAGQPDAAYLLVQRALLLEHALENAKAQIAQLQQAAPPPPPAASFLGQDFNAAPPPAPSASAQQPAAPGWRERLFGGGPAASQPAPVAAPAARAPSFLGTAATTAAGVAGGMFLFEGVESLLGGHHGGFLGGGAAQPTVVENVTNNYYDDAPLQDADQDFADDPGADDDNWV; this comes from the coding sequence ATGACCCCGCAAGAACAACAGCTACTCGAAGACTTCCTGGCGCGCGTCCGCAATGCCGGAGGTCTCGCCAAGGACCCGCAGGCCGACGCGCTGATCCGCGAGCGCCTGGCCGGCCAGCCCGACGCGGCCTACCTGCTGGTGCAGCGGGCCTTGTTGCTCGAACACGCGCTGGAGAATGCTAAGGCGCAAATCGCCCAGTTGCAGCAGGCAGCACCGCCGCCACCGCCCGCCGCCAGCTTCCTTGGGCAGGACTTCAATGCGGCGCCGCCGCCGGCGCCGTCCGCGTCCGCGCAACAGCCTGCTGCACCGGGATGGCGCGAGCGCCTGTTCGGCGGTGGCCCTGCCGCGTCGCAGCCGGCGCCGGTCGCGGCTCCAGCGGCACGCGCGCCGAGTTTTCTCGGCACCGCTGCGACCACGGCCGCCGGCGTGGCCGGCGGCATGTTCCTGTTCGAGGGCGTGGAGAGCCTGCTTGGCGGCCACCATGGCGGGTTCCTCGGTGGCGGGGCCGCCCAACCCACCGTGGTCGAGAACGTCACCAACAACTACTACGACGATGCGCCGTTGCAGGATGCCGATCAGGACTTTGCCGACGATCCGGGCGCGGACGACGACAACTGGGTGTAG
- a CDS encoding GDSL-type esterase/lipase family protein, with protein sequence MAVGGGSAAPSFAYCSIELNGDSILYGYANRPGMQLEITPEAYLRARVGAWIDNRTAAGLNTRDLVNGYTEPFPGADPALYPRGPQAAYAALPHISTLTVLQVGANDYARADFDAETFRGYYRHLIATTLNNGSLPLVTGVSQLNLDRLSQAQRDNLAAINTVIHQVAAETGTAHAGWDSMPVQTIDGVHPDQDSSLRLSERLLIELDRLCALVNQPGGG encoded by the coding sequence ATGGCGGTCGGCGGCGGCAGCGCCGCGCCGAGCTTCGCGTACTGCAGCATCGAACTCAACGGCGACAGCATCCTGTACGGATACGCGAACCGTCCCGGCATGCAACTCGAGATCACGCCCGAAGCCTATCTGCGCGCGCGGGTCGGCGCGTGGATCGACAACCGCACCGCCGCGGGACTGAATACGCGGGATCTGGTCAACGGCTACACCGAACCGTTTCCCGGCGCCGATCCGGCGCTGTATCCGCGTGGGCCGCAAGCGGCGTACGCCGCGCTGCCCCACATCTCCACACTGACGGTGTTGCAGGTCGGCGCGAACGACTACGCGCGCGCCGATTTCGATGCGGAAACGTTCCGCGGCTACTACCGGCATCTCATCGCGACGACGCTGAACAACGGCAGCCTCCCGCTGGTCACCGGCGTTTCGCAATTGAACCTGGACCGCCTCTCGCAGGCACAGCGCGACAACCTCGCCGCGATCAACACGGTGATCCACCAAGTGGCCGCCGAGACCGGCACCGCGCATGCGGGCTGGGACAGCATGCCGGTGCAAACCATCGACGGCGTGCATCCCGACCAGGACTCCTCCCTGCGGCTCAGCGAGCGACTGCTGATTGAACTCGACCGCCTGTGCGCTCTGGTGAACCAACCCGGTGGCGGCTAG